The DNA region TCATCGGGGGTTCAGCTTCTATTTGGATTTTGGGACATTTTTCTGGGACGGGAAATTTCTCAAAGGCTTGATTCACCAATTCCAGGGCCGGTTCCAGTTCAACATCACCGACTATCACGACAGCCATGTTTTCTGGTTGATAGTGCGTTCGGTGGAAACTCCGCATTTCCTGGGGTGAATGCTGCATCAATTTAGCCTCAGTTCCCAGGATTGGACGCCCGTAAGGGTGGCGAGGGTAAACAATCTCCATCAGGGCTTGAAAGGCTAACCAGTCCGGGCTATCGGCAGATTGACGGATTTCCTCTAACACGACATCACGTTCGCGGACAAATTCATCGTCTGGGATGGCGGCGTGTAAAATAAGTTCTGCCAAAGCCGGCAGCGTATCTTTTAAATACTCGGCTGCTGTGAGCGTGAAGAAATGTGCGTAGTCGTGACTCGTGGCAGCATTTGTCATTCCGCCCCGATTTTCGATCGTGCAATCAAATACTCCAGGCGGCATCAGATCGGTGCCTTTGAAGATCATGTGTTCTAAAAAGTGCGCCATCCCAGACCATTGCGCCGGTTCTGCCATTGCGCCGGCTCTGACCCAAACATCTACTACAGCCACAGGTGTGGCCGGAACCGATTGGTGAATAACTGTTAACCCGTTTTCCAGCCTCAAGATTTCGGCTGGGAACCCTGATAGAGTCCTCAATTGAAGCAATTTGTGTAAAGGCCAATAAAAATTTAATACGATGTGACTTATCGTAACGTTTTATAGCTAAACAATTTGAATGAATTGTTACAGTCTAGCCCAAAGTGGCCACTAACTGCTGGTGGCCGGCGGTTGAGGATTCACAGGGTACCGGCTTTTGGGGTGGGTGTCGCACTGATCACTCATACCCTCCGTTTCACTGCGCCCAACGTAATCGTTGGGTTTTCGCTCTGCTCAACCCAACCTACGAAAATCTAAAATTGTATGGCTGATGCGCTTACGGAACGGATGAATCTGGCTGCTGAAAGTCTTTTGGATAATGAGGCGCTTACTGCTCAACTAGACGAGCCGGCAGCTAACGCCTTGCTGGATTGGGGCTTAGCCTGTGTCAAACTAATTGTGCAAGACACGGCTGATTTGGATGAGGAAAGGGCTGAAACCTTCATCGCGCCCAAACTTCGCGCCACCCGCTTGCTGATGCGCTCAGTCAATCAGTGGGTTGCCAGAGGGGATGGGGATGATCGTGCCGGTGAGTCTTCACTCAATGAGATTCTAGAGCAAGCCGCCAAGATTTACCCCAATTACCAACCCCCAAACAAGGCACAACAGCAGGCATTTTTAAGGCAATCTCTGCCAGATGAGCCGTCCGAATGGATTCTCAATCTCCGCCGGCTCGTTGAAGGTTCGCATGAAGAAGCAAAGCCGTAATTTCTCATATAAAAATTTAGGCTTGATGAGACAAAAGGGAAAACTATCTAATCTTTAATGTTATGAATGCAATTAATCAAGATTCAAAAGAAACTTTAACTTCCAAACTTAAAAAAACTATTCCACAGCCTCTTATTGAATTTTGGATAATAACACGAAAAGCCTTATCTAACTCACTCAGCACTCAGCATTCAGAACTTAGCACTCTCTATCGCCGGCACACCATCTCTGTGTTGTTAATGGCCGCCCTTATTTGGGGGTTAGCCGGCTGCGGTTTATTTCAAAAGTCTTGGTGGCAAACTCAGTTCACCAATCCTGCCCAGCAAACTAATCCGATTGTAGCCGACTTGGTTACTAATATTAACAGTAGCCAAAGTAGCATTCACGTTGCCGCCTTTGAATTTAATCTCGATTCAATTGCTGAGGCACTGATTGCTGCTAAGAAGCGCGGAGTCGATGTTAAATGGGTGACAGATGACGAATATGGATTGGCAGAAGATAAAGATCCGGGACACGGGCAATTCGCTCAGCTAAAGCGGGCAGGAATTCCTGTAAAGGCAGATAACCGACCGGATTTGATGCACAATAAATTTATTATCTTTGATAATCAAATTGTCTGGACCGGCTCCACAAATTTAACGATTAATGGCACGCAAAGAAATAACAATAATGCGATTTTGTTGAATTCGCCAGAATTAGCGGTGATATTCGAGCGAGAATTTGCTGAAATGTGGGCCGGCCAATTTGGCCCTTCTTCTCCCTCAACGGTGGATCTGCAACAAGTCACCGTAAATGGGACGCCGGTACAGGTATTATTTGCCCCTGAAGATAAAGTCTCCAGTAAATTACTGCCGCTGATTAACAATGCAAAAAGCAGTATTCGATTTATGGCTTTTTCATTCACTCATGAACAATTGGGTGCAGCAATGCTGAGTCGTGCAAAAGCGGGAGTGGATGTGCAGGGAATTTTTGAAACGAATGGCAGTGAAACTCAGTACAGTGAACTGCCTAAGTTTTACTGTGCTGGGATGCCGGTGCGTCAAGATAGTAATCCGAGTGCTTTTCACCACAAAGTGATTGTGATTGATAATAACACCGTAATCACCGGCTCTTATAATTTCTCGAATAATGCAGACCGACGTAATGATGAAAATGTGGTGATTCTGAACAATTCAGAAATTGCTAAGGATTATTTATCTGAGTTTAATACTCGCTGGGCAGAATCACGCCAGCCGGCAAAGACGAGAATGAAGTGCCGGTGATCTATAGTTGAATCTCCTCGATAGCAATTTAGCTGTTTTTGGGGGTTTCTATGGTGCCGGCAAAAAGATTGTTTAATTCTAATATTTTATTCGTACCTCATAACATTTTAAAATTGTAAGTACGAACAAAATCACACCTTTTGCAGCCGGCCTTTTAATCCCTTCATCAAAAAAAAAGACGCGGTGTAATGCCGCGCCCTAATAAACTTGGTGAGGAAAAGATTTACAAGTGAATTTCCTGAAAATGACTGCGGGGATTAAAGCTGCGAGAAGCCCGAATTTTTTCGTATAATTCACGCTCAGTCGCACTGATATCTTTTGGCGCTACAATCACGATCTTTACCAGTTGGTCACTGCGGCCTCCTTTTGGACGGGGCCAGCCTTTGCCGCGCAGCCGCAGAGATTGACCGGAACGAATGCCGGCGGGGACATTCATGGTGACAGTCCCATCCGGTGTAGGGATTTCAACTTGACTGCCTAAGACGGCCTCATCGGGCGTCACCGGCACCTCACAGACGAGATTATCGCCATCAAATTGGAAGAACGTGTGAGGCTGGATTTCGACCACTAAATAAAGGTCGCCGCGCTGCTGGCTGTAGGGATTGAGCTGACCTTTACCCTTAACACGAATGCGACTTCCCGGTTTAGCGCCGGCAGGAATTCGCACATCAATCATTTCATTGCCCAAACTCAAGCGTCTCTGCACGCCTTGAAAGGCTTCGGAAAAGGTGAGGGTGATCGTTCCCTCGCGATCTGCAGAGGTGCCGGCTGCGCGATCACCAACGCCTGAAGCATTTTCAAAGCCACCAAAGCCGGTTGGGCCACCTGTGCTGGTACGGTAGTTGTAATTCCAGCGAGGATTGCGACCAGCAGTCGGGCCGGTGCTGCCAACGCGACCGAGTAATTCGTTAATGAATTCGTCAAAGCTGCCGAACTGGCTAAAGTCGAAGTTATTAACATCTACACCAGGGGCAGATGACCATCCTGGCCCTGGCCCAGCTTGTTTCCAATATTGACCGAATTGGTCGTATTTTTTGCGTTTTTCGGGGTCAGATAAGACTTCGTAAGCTTCAGTTACTTCTTTGAAGTGGGCTTCTGCCTCCCGATTGCCAGGATTCATGTCTGGGTGGTATTTCCGTGCCAGTTTGCGGTAAGTCTTTTTAATGTCATCCGCACTGGACGTTTTACTGATACCCAAAATTGCATAGTAGTCTTTAAAATCGGTTGCAGCCATTAACCAGTCACCTCTGTTTTAATGAATAAGTTTAAAGTTTTTTTTCTACAACGTCATAGTGAGTGCTGAGTGGTGGGGGAGTTAGAGAGTGCCTTTAGCTGGACGTAAAAGTTTTAGGGCGACGCTGCACTCAAAATGAGGAAGATCGGATACCGGCTTGGTATTATCTGGTTAGTGAAGGGGTGATGGAAGAAAAATGCTCACTTCTCTAGCTTCAGATTACCTAAGGTTAAGTATGGCTCTAGTTCGGTTTTTTCTTAGGGTATGATCGCAATTTCCGTACTAATGCCGGCAGGTGACCACCGGATTAGCTGATCAAGGCCATCTTGGAGGGCTGGGGGGGCGTCACTCATCTGCCGGTGCATCCGCAAGATAACTTCTTCTGGGACTTGCCGGCCTCGCTGCCGGTTGCGTTGTAAGCACTGCTTTAAGGGGGTGTCTAGCCACAAGCCGGTGATGTGGGTAAAACCGGCCTCTCTTGCCAGCCCAATGGCTTCGCGGCGCTGTTTACGGGCTGCATTGGTGGCATCGTAAATGGCTGAGGGGGCATGGATCAGGGCTTGCTGAAGCTGACGTTGTACTTCTCGCCAAACAAGTAACCACGGCCCTTGAATCGATTCATCTCCAAATAGCTTAGCCCGGATGGCGTCTGTAGAAATGAGGTGCCGCTGTGGGCAGTCTGCAATCAAGTATTGTGCTAAATAAGTTTTTCCGCTTCCAGGAAGCCCGATTAGTAAAATGAGTTTGGTCATCGAAGGTTTAGATTTTAGATTTTAGATTTTAGAGGGTTAATCCAAAATCCAAAATCTAAAATCCAAAAGGCTAAATAACAGTTCTGTCAGGAATTACCGCATTTTTCAAGACGACAACGATGCC from Microcoleus sp. FACHB-68 includes:
- a CDS encoding pitrilysin family protein translates to MLQLRTLSGFPAEILRLENGLTVIHQSVPATPVAVVDVWVRAGAMAEPAQWSGMAHFLEHMIFKGTDLMPPGVFDCTIENRGGMTNAATSHDYAHFFTLTAAEYLKDTLPALAELILHAAIPDDEFVRERDVVLEEIRQSADSPDWLAFQALMEIVYPRHPYGRPILGTEAKLMQHSPQEMRSFHRTHYQPENMAVVIVGDVELEPALELVNQAFEKFPVPEKCPKIQIEAEPPMIEIRRRELYVPRLEQARLIMAWTGPGVDQLQDAYGLDLLSVLLGEGRTSRLVRDLREEGRWVQGVNCSFSLQQESSLLTISAWLDPKNVEQVEALICEHLMQLQAKPISEAELARCKRLLCNDYAFSTETPIQLAGLYGYYHTIARSEMSVTYPAKIQSYQAKDLQRLAAQYLSPHYYAVTVLKPL
- a CDS encoding phospholipase D-like domain-containing protein yields the protein MAALIWGLAGCGLFQKSWWQTQFTNPAQQTNPIVADLVTNINSSQSSIHVAAFEFNLDSIAEALIAAKKRGVDVKWVTDDEYGLAEDKDPGHGQFAQLKRAGIPVKADNRPDLMHNKFIIFDNQIVWTGSTNLTINGTQRNNNNAILLNSPELAVIFEREFAEMWAGQFGPSSPSTVDLQQVTVNGTPVQVLFAPEDKVSSKLLPLINNAKSSIRFMAFSFTHEQLGAAMLSRAKAGVDVQGIFETNGSETQYSELPKFYCAGMPVRQDSNPSAFHHKVIVIDNNTVITGSYNFSNNADRRNDENVVILNNSEIAKDYLSEFNTRWAESRQPAKTRMKCR
- a CDS encoding DnaJ C-terminal domain-containing protein, which codes for MAATDFKDYYAILGISKTSSADDIKKTYRKLARKYHPDMNPGNREAEAHFKEVTEAYEVLSDPEKRKKYDQFGQYWKQAGPGPGWSSAPGVDVNNFDFSQFGSFDEFINELLGRVGSTGPTAGRNPRWNYNYRTSTGGPTGFGGFENASGVGDRAAGTSADREGTITLTFSEAFQGVQRRLSLGNEMIDVRIPAGAKPGSRIRVKGKGQLNPYSQQRGDLYLVVEIQPHTFFQFDGDNLVCEVPVTPDEAVLGSQVEIPTPDGTVTMNVPAGIRSGQSLRLRGKGWPRPKGGRSDQLVKIVIVAPKDISATERELYEKIRASRSFNPRSHFQEIHL
- a CDS encoding AAA family ATPase, which codes for MTKLILLIGLPGSGKTYLAQYLIADCPQRHLISTDAIRAKLFGDESIQGPWLLVWREVQRQLQQALIHAPSAIYDATNAARKQRREAIGLAREAGFTHITGLWLDTPLKQCLQRNRQRGRQVPEEVILRMHRQMSDAPPALQDGLDQLIRWSPAGISTEIAIIP